GCAGTTCTCACCGTGTGGTACAGTAATTCTGTTCAGTTGTGGACAGCTTGCGGCTTCCATAGGCTAGCACACGTTCCACACCCTGCTGAACTTGTGTGAGAATTGCGCCGATACCGACGTCGCTGGCGTCTGTGTCCAGTATCATGTTGCCTTGGTTGAGTGGGTAGCCCAGGATTGGCGCGGTTGTTAGCAGACATTTGAGTTATTTAAATGCCGCCTGGCATTCCTCAGACCAACGAAACTGGGCATGTTTTTTGATCAGGGCATGGAGAGGGTCTGCAATGGAAGGAAAGTCTTTAACTAACCGATTGTAAGATCCAAGGTCCATAAAGCGAAGGACATCTTGGAGTGACGTTGGTGTTGGACAGTCCTGCACTTTGAAACAATGTGACTCAGGTAGGCTACTTGGCGGCGGAAGAGGCAGCACTTAGACGGTTTTAGTTGCAGTTCGGCCTGGTAGAGACGACTGAAAACCTGGCCCAGCCTCTGCAGCATCTGCGGAACATCGCTGCCCAGAACGATGATGTCGTCCAGGTACACTAGGCAGGTCTCCCACTGCATGCCGGCCAGCACCCGGTCCATCAAGCGCTGGAATGTCGTCGGAGCATTACACAGTCCAAATGGCATGACATTCCCTTCAAACAGTCAATTTTTGgtgcagaatgctgctgctttgCGTGCTCTTGGGGTCAGCTCGACTTGCCAGTAGCCGGCCGCGAGGTCAAGGGTGCTGAACCACTTGGGTGTCCAGCGTATCCTGGATTCGGGGCAGAGGATGTGCGTCCTTAATCGTGCAGTCATTCAGGGCTCTATAGTCTATGCAGAGACGGTACgtcccatctttttttttaccatcactATGGGCAATGCCCAACTGCTGTTGCTGCAGTGGGCCAGCCCTGTCCCCAGGCTGTTGTATCTGTTGGTCAGCATCCTGTTGTTTTGCCAACGCCATCCGGCGTGGTGGTTGCTTGACTGGAAGGCCTGGCATGGTTACGATGTCATGCTGAACCAGGCTGGTCCTGCCGAGGTCAGTGGGTCctgtggaaaacacattttcataGGTGCACAGCAGCTGAGCTAGCTGCAGCTGCTCCTCTTGGTTAAGCTCAGTAGAGCTCTGGGCATAGAGCTCCTGTAGCTGCTGGGGGACCGAAGGGGGGCTGCTGACAGTCTGTTCAGGCTGGTTGTGGGCAACCGCGTTTGCAGGCTGCAGAACCTTTGCCGGCTGGAGGAGTCCCACGATGGCCCCCTTTTTAATGGTTACGGCACTGTTGCCCGGATTGAAGATGCTGAGGGGCATGGTTTTATGGGGCTGATCTTCCACTAAAACTTGGGCCACTAACAGTTTTTCAACAAAGCCTTTGGTGGGGCTCAGCATCAATAGGCTGTATGCACTAAGCTGTGTGACGTACTTCCTGTTTCAAATAATACAGCCCCGCCGGTTCCGGTCTGTGTTCATCGCGCTAACCAGCTGACgttgatacactttaaacatgAATCAAGACCGCAGACATTGAAAAACGGTCCATTTTCATAGGCAGGAGAAAACCTACGCCGAGCACTGGTGTGTCCCCCACTGTACAGCGTCAGCCAAATTCAACGGGGTATTAAGTTTCCATGGCTTTCCGAGCCAAACTGACGTGAGGAGTCAATGGATTGTAAACAGACGCCGGGATAAATATGTCATCACCACTCACTATAAGGTCTGTAGCAGACACTTTATTTCTGACAAGATGATTGAGCCAACTActcttcagggtcgaaggagaCTTACAAAAGGTGCCGTACCGACCCTTTTTGAGTGGAACCAGTATACAGTCGAAACCCCAAGGCGCGgcgtgtgggagagagtggatCGGTTCGTCGAACCTGCCCCTCCGGAAGATGAAGTTGATCTCCTTTTCAACGATCAAGACTACTGCTCTGTCCCTGAACCGGCTGCCATGGATATGTCCGCATCCGCTAATGAAAGCGTCTCAAATGAAGTAGAGGAGCTGAGAAAGGAGCTACAGGAGTTACGTCTGCAGCGAGAGTTTGGACTGCAACGGTTTGCTGGCTCCGACGCAGACATACGCTTTTACACAAGGGAAGTCACTACAATTTTTTGTATTAGCCTATGATATTAGCCTAGTCCCTACGTGACGGGGATATGTGTCAGGCAGGGACATTATTGGTTAGAAAATAGCTTTACATTACAGATTAATTTATAGTACTGTACCAAATTATTTCTTAATAGGTCTATGTGAATGATAAATAGCACTCAAGTAGTGTCATGTTGAGAGATGGTGGAATTGGAGTTGGAGATGTCCATGTCTTATCAGaatttatatatatgaatgtgacCGCACCAATAGTACAGAGACAaacaacatttataatacagatTTGTTTAAAGACTTACAGAGACGTGTTTCCAGGTCAAGTCtacaaaagtttatttttaaatagttgAAAATAGTCCTAAGTTATTATTCTATGAGATGAAAATAGGAGCACTGAAGCGACAGCGCCAGAACGTGACCGTCTCCAACTCCACCAATGCTGGTCCTAGAACAAAAATACTATTAATAAACAATTGTAAACATTTATGAATTGAGCAGGTAACACCCTACTTATCTGCATGCAAGTACACGGCAAACCACCAAACAGCGCCTCCCAAAGATACGGCCCGGACAGGAACACTACTCTAAAGAGAGAGCACAGAGACCACATTAGGGCATTGGATATCCAGACACATCAGGTCGTCTTACAGGAAGTTGGGGCAGTTATTGAACTGCACCCAAAGAGGAAACTAAACAAACCTTTCGCTCAGAGTGCCAGGGATTAGTTATGGTGCCATCCGGGTAGAGCAACCATTGGGTAGTGGCACAAGTCACAATACAGGTTAAAGGGAGGTGACTGAGGCTGAAACAGGTATATGGGAGAAATACAGGTCACCCTGctacatatactgtacatatatatatatatatatatataaaatcgtAATCTTAGTAGTTACTGTTGACATTATTTTGGTAACAATGTATCCTTGTGATGTACTTTTAATTGAACTTTTTTATTTGATGTCTTTTGTGAATAGATTTGCCAGCTACGACCACCTGATGGCTTTTTGGTCTTTGATTGAGCCTTGTCTCTACAAGATGGTCCGTGTCTCAAAAGCCAAATCAGCTGCCCagaaaaaaagaagtggtcaCATCTGCACGTGCAACATAGTACTTTATAAGTAGTTACAGATGTAATTATAAGTGATGCCATTACATTTGTTCTTTGAgctataatatttttttcctcTCAGAGACAGCTGCTCCAGCCCATAGATTAACTTTATTTTTTCATAACTGGTGATGAATCACAAAGGCTTTATCTAAGAGAAAAAGGTAAATCATTAGAAATATAACCTCAGCATCATGGGTGTAAAAAACAACTTGGTTCTTATGAAGGTAAGTACTTGAACTGTGCTAGAAAAATACCATCCTGAATGCTGACTGTtatattctctccctcttaaaataaagatgtgttttttttaaaacggaCTCCAATGATCCGTTTTGAATTATTCCAATGTACCTGTACTTCTGCTCTGCAAACGACAATAAATATCTTGAATATTGAAAAGTTGTAGTCTTATACTGACTAAATGAAATTGTGTGTGAAAAACAGGGAGGCATGAAAAACATTCAAGTTGGTGGCCCTTGAGAACTACACTACAGCTTAACCGAACAAACACCACTGAACAGGGATGAACACAGCTTCCTGCCTAGATTCAAACTCTTGCCTACTTATCGCCCGCTTATCGCGTGTCCAGTAAACGTTTCCTGGTAAGTTAAGTCGAGCTCCACCAATCAGAGACGCCGTGTCACACTACAGGATTTATGGGTAGGGTAGTTATTTCAATGATCGCGAATAAAACATGCTTTTCTAAAAAACTAGATGTTGCCTCGATTAACGTGTGGCTTCAGCAGGAGAAAATACCATCAATTCACGATATAACGGCGCGTGGTACGTATCATTTGGATGGTTAAGACATTAAGGCTTTTAATCAAAATCTCGACGGTGAAAATGAACGGGATGTTTACTTCCGGAACCACACTGTTGCCCTGATGCGCTCTAGCTAGTACAACACATGCGCACTATTATCGGAGTGACGTGTTGAAGAAGGCTAGCgtctaggccacgcccactgccccgctcctcctccgcgACATGAAACTTTGAAAGTGTGACTTTCACATGTATCTGTCATTTACAGCTGCATCCTCACTTACTTAGATATATTTGAAACTGAACCGGCGTCCGTCTCAATCTCAAGCCAAGGTAGGGAATGTCTGATACAGCTGCAATGAGTCGTACAATAATCGCTTGTTCGTTTCCTGTAGTGTAGGCTGTAAACCGTCGTGGCATGCTTTCACTGTTTATATGCAGtaatttaatatattgttttaCATGTATGCGGTATACAGTATTTAAATTTACTACTATTAGTAGTACTACTTAGTTGTTATTATACAGCTATAAAGTAGTTTATACTATTTGATCCTACATTATGCAATAGTAAGTAGTGGGGGAAGTGGAGGTTGCACCCGTCTGACCCTGGCCTGCTTGTGTACCCATGTGACCAGGGTGATGTCCGGATACCAGGGCCTCCTCCCCCTGGCCCTGCTGGGTCTCTGGCTGTGTCACATCTCCCTAGCCAAGAACGACGCCCCCTGCCAGCGCTCCAGGTGGAACAATGCCTACGACACCTTCCTTCGCCGCCACGTCCCGTCGGGAACACCCAGCGGCAACGACCAGAACGCCTGGAAGGAGTACATCTCCTCCAAGGGCTGCGACCGGCCAACCCAGTCCTTCCTGGACCCCGGCGACCTGGAGCGGGTGAAGGCAGTGTGCAGCGACCGGGGCGGCCAGCAGCTCAAAGAGAACCTGTGCATCAGCCGCGAGCGCTTCTCCTTCGTCACTGTGCGCAGCGAGCCCAAAACCTGTGGGATCCGCACCATCATGAGGGAGAGCAAGCACCTGATCCTGGCCTGTGAGGCGCTGGAGAACCATTGTCTGCCCGTCCACTTTGAGGGCAACTGGCAGGACCTGAAACCTGATAACAACGCCAGGGGCTGCCAAGGGGGGAAAAATGCTGCGGGTGGAGCAGCTGGCTCGAGAATCAGCTGGCTCTGGTTGTTGATGTCGTCTGGCCTTCTTCTGCTTACCTCCAGTCAGTAGTTCCCTTTGGACAGCAGGTGCTGACATGATTCATGGTACttttgttttatatgttttgaAAGACAAATATTTTGGTAAAATTTAGCgtttacttttttatttctgatgtgagtgtgtgaaggGTTCCGGTCTGTGTATTTCACTCAACACTTTGAGTTGAGGAGTTTCCTGTAGGCCTATTACCTTCTGTCTAGTTAGCAGGCCTACAGGATGAATCTCTTCTCTGAGTCACTCTCTGAAGTTGGGCCACATCCAGTCACATTTCATTCCTACCAAGCATGATTTTTGGCCTCTGCCAAATATATTTCAGATCTTACTTTTGGTTTTCTAACCTTAAACATTGGAACCTGACAATTTGTCTTTGTGTTGTTATTTTCATAGCTATCATGGAAGGATTTGAAATACCAAAGCTATACATTTCTCGTTTGTATTATCCTTTCATAGCATTATTGTTGCATCCAATAATATTTTCCCCAGCATGGAATGAGATAGGATTATACTATAAAACATGTTTCAACTGCATTCCTGTAAAAAACAGTTGGGGACAATAACCCTTACTTGATATGGTGGTATTTAAGTGACAGGTCTCTCTCCTTGGCACGGCTGCACAGCCAACCTGAAACAAGAGGCACCTTTTGAGCAGCTTTCTCCTCTGGGATTTGGCTGAGCTGGAAATGTCCAGTTTGGAATGTTGTAGTTTCCTTTTTCTAGGCTTCAGTTTGAACTGATTTGTCAAATCTTCAAATGTGGGACTCTGTCAATAAAAATTAAATAGGCTAAAATTGTTGAACCTCACAGA
The Gadus macrocephalus chromosome 6, ASM3116895v1 DNA segment above includes these coding regions:
- the LOC132459272 gene encoding uncharacterized protein LOC132459272 gives rise to the protein MSGYQGLLPLALLGLWLCHISLAKNDAPCQRSRWNNAYDTFLRRHVPSGTPSGNDQNAWKEYISSKGCDRPTQSFLDPGDLERVKAVCSDRGGQQLKENLCISRERFSFVTVRSEPKTCGIRTIMRESKHLILACEALENHCLPVHFEGNWQDLKPDNNARGCQGGKNAAGGAAGSRISWLWLLMSSGLLLLTSSQ